A single Sutterella megalosphaeroides DNA region contains:
- the rlmN gene encoding 23S rRNA (adenine(2503)-C(2))-methyltransferase RlmN codes for MREEPAAAGAATSVVREDDRVNLLDFDLEGLTAWCASHGEKAFRATQLARWLHRHVEGDFEQMTNLAKSFRAKLAELAKIEPPQPIAEKKSADGTRKWLFDVGNGNAVESVFIPEDDRGTLCISTQAGCAMGCLFCSTGKQGFNRNLRTSEIVGQLWWAERELRRDRGITDPNDRVISNVVLMGMGEPLQNLDNVIPALKLFLDDNGYGLSRRRVTVSTSGLVRQMDKLAEAAPVALAVSLHAADDALRDKLMPVNRKHPLADLMAACRRYLKVAPRDFITFEYVMLGGINDGLDEADKLIELVRRENVPCKFNLIPFNPFTQSDLRKPERDRVLAFCRRLNEAGIVTTVRKTRGDDIDAACGQLAGEVRDRTRRAERLAQQKAEAAVILQKGLGTR; via the coding sequence ATCCGAGAAGAGCCCGCCGCGGCGGGTGCCGCGACGTCGGTCGTCCGCGAGGACGACCGCGTCAATCTGTTGGACTTCGACCTTGAGGGGCTCACTGCCTGGTGCGCCTCGCACGGCGAAAAAGCCTTCCGCGCGACGCAGCTCGCGCGGTGGTTGCATCGTCACGTCGAAGGCGATTTCGAGCAGATGACGAACCTTGCGAAGAGCTTCCGCGCGAAGCTCGCCGAGCTCGCGAAAATCGAGCCTCCGCAGCCGATTGCCGAAAAGAAATCGGCCGACGGCACGCGCAAGTGGCTCTTCGATGTCGGTAACGGAAACGCGGTCGAATCGGTGTTCATCCCCGAGGACGACCGCGGCACGCTCTGCATCTCGACCCAGGCGGGCTGCGCCATGGGGTGCCTCTTTTGCTCGACGGGCAAACAGGGGTTCAATCGCAATCTGCGTACGAGCGAAATCGTCGGTCAGCTCTGGTGGGCCGAACGCGAACTGCGACGCGATCGCGGCATCACCGATCCCAACGATCGCGTGATCAGCAACGTGGTGCTGATGGGCATGGGGGAACCCCTCCAGAATCTCGACAACGTGATTCCCGCGCTCAAGCTCTTTCTCGACGACAACGGCTACGGTCTGTCGCGACGCCGCGTGACGGTGTCGACCTCGGGCCTCGTGCGTCAGATGGACAAGCTCGCCGAAGCGGCTCCGGTCGCTCTCGCCGTGAGTCTGCATGCGGCCGACGACGCGTTGCGCGACAAGCTGATGCCCGTCAATCGCAAGCACCCCCTCGCCGACCTGATGGCCGCGTGCCGTCGCTACCTCAAGGTGGCGCCGCGCGACTTCATTACGTTCGAATACGTGATGCTCGGCGGGATCAACGACGGTCTCGACGAGGCCGACAAACTGATCGAACTCGTGCGGCGCGAAAACGTTCCGTGCAAGTTCAACCTGATTCCCTTCAATCCCTTCACGCAGTCGGATCTTCGCAAGCCCGAACGCGACCGCGTGCTTGCTTTCTGCCGCCGCCTCAACGAGGCGGGGATCGTGACGACCGTGCGCAAGACGCGCGGCGACGACATCGACGCCGCCTGCGGGCAGCTTGCGGGCGAAGTGCGCGACCGCACGCGCCGCGCCGAACGCCTCGCGCAGCAAAAGGCCGAAGCGGCCGTCATCCTGCAAAAGGGCCTCGGTACGCGCTGA
- the ndk gene encoding nucleoside-diphosphate kinase gives MAIERTLSIIKPDAVAKNVIGQIYTRFENAGLKIVAAQMRQLSQAEAEGFYAVHRERPFFKDLVAFMTSGPVMIQVLEGEGAILKNRELMGATDPKKAAPGTIRADFAESIDANAVHGSDAPETAAVEVAYFFPTLAVHSR, from the coding sequence ATGGCTATTGAGCGCACCCTTTCCATCATCAAGCCCGACGCCGTCGCGAAGAACGTGATCGGTCAGATCTACACGCGTTTCGAAAACGCCGGTCTCAAGATCGTCGCCGCCCAGATGCGCCAGCTCTCCCAGGCCGAAGCCGAAGGCTTCTACGCCGTGCACCGCGAACGTCCCTTCTTCAAGGACCTCGTTGCGTTCATGACGTCCGGCCCCGTGATGATCCAGGTGCTCGAAGGCGAAGGCGCCATCCTCAAGAACCGTGAGCTCATGGGCGCCACGGACCCGAAGAAGGCCGCCCCCGGCACGATCCGCGCCGACTTCGCCGAAAGCATCGACGCCAACGCCGTTCACGGCTCCGACGCTCCCGAAACGGCCGCCGTCGAAGTCGCCTACTTCTTCCCGACGCTCGCCGTTCACAGCCGCTAA
- the rlmD gene encoding 23S rRNA (uracil(1939)-C(5))-methyltransferase RlmD, with the protein MGRRSKEKTPEYFTVDVERLDQEGRGVAKRDGKVVFIVGALPGERVTYERIRNKPSYEMGRVTAVHRESVQRVKPACPNFGHGPGSCGGCAMQHLDPLAQVAYKEKVLLDTLWHIGKVRPESVLAPIYGPTWNYRHRARLTVRDVAKKGGVLVGFHEKSSSYVADMTECRILPKKISDMLPAMRELVASLSIRQRMPQIEVAVGGDGRTALVFRILEEPTEADRRAMLEFGDAHGVDIWFQPKGPETAHAVRPENEEALGLELPEFNVRIAFKPTDFTQVNHALNETMVGRAVRLLDVRPEHKVADFFCGLGNFTLPLARRSARVIGIEGSEGLVARARRGAESNGLKDKTEFVARNLFTWCEDDWNELNARMGGIDRVLIDPPREGALALSRVLAATDVRPARVVYVSCNPATLARDCAVLHHEGGWHIRAAGIMNMFPHTGHVESIAVLEPGPKPEKLSEEAESIEKRIAAQGDDNVKIRLESEED; encoded by the coding sequence ATGGGACGTCGATCGAAGGAGAAAACCCCGGAATACTTCACCGTGGACGTGGAGCGCCTCGACCAGGAAGGTCGCGGCGTGGCGAAGAGGGACGGCAAGGTCGTCTTCATCGTGGGCGCGCTGCCCGGCGAACGCGTGACCTACGAGCGCATTCGCAATAAGCCGAGCTACGAAATGGGTCGCGTGACGGCGGTACACCGCGAGAGCGTGCAGCGTGTCAAGCCCGCCTGCCCGAATTTCGGTCACGGCCCCGGGAGCTGCGGCGGCTGCGCGATGCAGCATCTCGACCCGCTCGCTCAGGTCGCTTATAAGGAAAAGGTTCTCCTCGACACGCTCTGGCATATCGGCAAGGTGCGCCCCGAAAGCGTTCTTGCGCCGATCTACGGTCCGACCTGGAACTACCGTCACCGCGCGCGCCTGACGGTGCGCGACGTGGCGAAAAAGGGCGGCGTCCTCGTGGGCTTCCACGAAAAGAGCTCCTCGTACGTCGCCGACATGACGGAGTGCCGGATTCTTCCGAAGAAAATCTCCGACATGCTTCCCGCGATGCGCGAACTCGTCGCCTCGCTCTCGATCCGTCAGCGCATGCCTCAGATCGAAGTGGCCGTGGGCGGCGACGGCCGCACCGCGCTCGTTTTCCGCATTCTTGAGGAACCGACCGAAGCCGACCGCCGGGCGATGCTCGAGTTCGGCGACGCGCACGGCGTCGACATCTGGTTCCAGCCAAAGGGCCCCGAAACGGCTCACGCCGTTCGTCCCGAAAACGAAGAAGCGCTCGGTCTCGAACTCCCCGAATTCAACGTGCGCATCGCCTTCAAGCCCACCGACTTCACGCAGGTCAACCACGCCCTTAACGAGACGATGGTCGGGCGCGCCGTGCGCCTTCTCGACGTGCGGCCCGAGCACAAGGTCGCGGACTTTTTCTGCGGTCTCGGCAACTTCACGCTGCCGCTCGCGCGTCGCAGCGCCCGCGTGATCGGCATCGAAGGTTCCGAAGGGCTCGTCGCCCGCGCGCGCCGCGGGGCGGAGAGCAACGGCTTGAAGGATAAGACCGAATTCGTCGCCCGCAACCTCTTTACCTGGTGCGAAGACGACTGGAACGAACTCAACGCCCGCATGGGCGGGATCGATCGGGTGCTCATCGACCCGCCGCGCGAAGGGGCGCTCGCGCTCTCGCGCGTTCTCGCCGCCACCGACGTGCGCCCCGCTCGTGTGGTCTACGTCTCCTGCAACCCGGCGACGCTCGCGCGCGACTGCGCGGTTCTGCACCACGAAGGCGGCTGGCACATCCGCGCCGCGGGCATCATGAACATGTTCCCGCACACGGGCCACGTCGAATCGATCGCGGTGCTCGAACCCGGTCCCAAGCCCGAGAAGCTTTCCGAAGAAGCCGAGTCGATCGAAAAGCGCATCGCCGCTCAGGGCGACGACAACGTGAAGATCCGACTCGAGAGCGAGGAAGACTAA
- a CDS encoding M23 family metallopeptidase: protein MNRNLKLSAAALAAFGALVLTGCSTIDPSTVPVVDRSQYSAGTSAGSSAPGLVRDSGRTHVVAPGDTIYNLSVRYGLDAGQLSRLNAITDPTQLRIGQSLRLPESVTEPRPYEVSSSVRVNRVTDTDDAAKAPETAETPSTVVRTPSSSVEETTAITNAPAKPAEGGAAAASPKPEKAPAIVPGTRLLWPARGEVLATYTQNKMGLDIGGTVGDVVVAAADGTVLFVGDGVKGYGQLVIVQHTKTFVTAYGHNSKIVVKVGDKVRAGQKISELGGTDAKRPFLRFEVRDHGKPVDPMKYLAPRR, encoded by the coding sequence ATGAACCGCAACTTGAAACTTTCCGCCGCGGCGCTTGCGGCCTTCGGCGCGCTCGTTCTCACGGGCTGCTCGACGATCGATCCGAGCACCGTGCCCGTCGTGGATCGCTCGCAGTATTCCGCGGGCACGTCCGCGGGCTCGAGCGCCCCCGGGCTCGTTCGCGATTCGGGCCGCACGCACGTCGTGGCCCCGGGCGACACGATCTACAACCTTTCCGTGCGCTACGGGCTCGATGCGGGGCAGCTCTCGCGTCTCAACGCCATTACGGATCCGACGCAGTTGCGTATCGGGCAGTCCCTGCGCCTGCCCGAGTCCGTAACGGAGCCGCGTCCCTACGAAGTGTCTTCGTCGGTGCGCGTCAACCGCGTGACCGATACGGACGACGCGGCGAAAGCTCCCGAAACCGCCGAAACGCCCTCGACCGTCGTGCGTACGCCGAGCTCGAGCGTTGAGGAAACGACCGCGATCACGAACGCGCCCGCGAAGCCCGCCGAAGGCGGCGCTGCGGCCGCCTCGCCGAAGCCCGAAAAGGCGCCCGCGATCGTGCCGGGGACGCGCCTTCTGTGGCCCGCCCGCGGCGAGGTGCTCGCCACCTACACGCAAAACAAGATGGGCCTTGATATCGGCGGCACCGTGGGCGACGTGGTCGTTGCGGCCGCCGACGGGACGGTCCTCTTCGTGGGCGACGGCGTGAAGGGTTACGGGCAGCTCGTCATCGTGCAGCACACGAAAACCTTCGTCACGGCCTATGGCCACAACTCGAAGATCGTCGTGAAAGTGGGCGACAAGGTGAGGGCCGGTCAGAAGATTTCAGAGCTCGGTGGTACCGATGCGAAGCGGCCTTTCCTGCGCTTCGAGGTGCGCGATCACGGCAAGCCCGTCGATCCCATGAAGTACCTCGCGCCCCGTCGCTGA
- the surE gene encoding 5'/3'-nucleotidase SurE: MHILVSNDDGYRAPGIQALACAMRRFGRVTVVAPDHNHSGASNSLTLNRPLTVEHMPGENLYVVSGTPSDCVHVALTGLLDEMPDLVVAGINCGANMGDDTMYSGTVAAAIEGYLFKVPSIAFSQIDKGWAELESAARIAETVVERYLEERDTTDPVLLNVNMPNLPYDVVKGIRSTRLGRRMSAEPVIEEMSPRGFPIYWLGAAGKPADAAEGTDFWATAHGYVSVTPLQIDLTAHREVERTGRWLAGDLSPKRD, encoded by the coding sequence ATGCACATTCTCGTATCGAACGACGACGGTTACCGAGCCCCCGGCATTCAGGCGCTCGCGTGCGCCATGCGCCGCTTCGGGCGCGTCACGGTGGTGGCGCCCGACCACAATCATTCGGGCGCTTCGAATTCGCTCACGCTCAATCGCCCGCTCACGGTCGAACACATGCCGGGCGAAAATCTCTACGTCGTTTCGGGCACTCCGTCCGACTGCGTTCACGTGGCGCTGACGGGGCTCCTCGACGAGATGCCCGACCTCGTCGTTGCGGGGATCAACTGCGGCGCCAACATGGGCGACGACACGATGTATTCGGGTACGGTTGCAGCGGCTATCGAAGGGTACCTCTTCAAGGTGCCTTCGATCGCCTTCTCGCAGATCGACAAGGGTTGGGCCGAGCTCGAGTCCGCCGCCCGCATTGCCGAGACGGTCGTCGAGCGCTATCTTGAAGAGCGCGATACGACGGATCCCGTGCTTCTCAACGTCAACATGCCGAACCTCCCCTACGACGTGGTGAAGGGCATTCGCTCGACGCGCCTCGGGCGCCGCATGAGCGCCGAACCCGTGATCGAAGAGATGAGCCCGCGGGGCTTCCCGATCTACTGGCTCGGCGCCGCCGGCAAACCCGCCGACGCCGCGGAAGGGACGGACTTCTGGGCGACCGCGCACGGGTACGTGTCGGTGACGCCCCTGCAGATCGACCTCACCGCGCACCGCGAGGTCGAACGCACGGGCCGGTGGCTAGCGGGCGACTTGAGCCCGAAGCGCGACTGA
- a CDS encoding amidohydrolase encodes MDLKALEEKYESYQIEMRRHFHRYPEASGEEHDTARKIREELDKMGVEWRVCGMPTGTLATIKGARPGRTILLRGDIDALSVTEETGLSFASERPGLMHACGHDCHISMLLTAAKMLSDIRSELCGTVRLCFQPAEEIGLGAKKMVEDGAMDGVDAAFGIHVWSDIEAGKISVREGPTMASGDRFTIKVLGKAGHGAQPHLCADATVMAASIALNLQTVVSRETSPVDTAVVTIGELHSGTRFNVISGTAEMIGTTRCFSPEVRARFPEQIERIARETARSMRGDAEVTYEELVPPTVNDPAMAALVRKSAQKVLGDDCLYDYPPTMGGEDFSRYQEKAPGVMVFLGVRNEACGACWAQHHGRYTVDEDVLVKGAALHVRVALDFLGTECGC; translated from the coding sequence ATGGATCTCAAGGCTCTCGAAGAGAAGTACGAGTCGTACCAGATTGAAATGCGTCGCCACTTCCACCGTTATCCGGAAGCGAGCGGCGAAGAGCACGACACCGCCCGCAAGATTCGCGAAGAACTCGACAAAATGGGCGTCGAATGGCGCGTCTGCGGTATGCCCACGGGCACGCTCGCCACGATCAAGGGCGCGCGTCCGGGGCGCACGATTCTTCTGCGCGGCGACATCGACGCGCTTTCCGTCACGGAAGAAACCGGGTTGTCGTTCGCGAGCGAACGTCCCGGCCTCATGCACGCATGCGGTCACGATTGCCACATCTCGATGCTCCTGACGGCCGCGAAGATGCTCTCCGACATCCGTTCCGAACTCTGCGGGACGGTGCGTCTTTGCTTCCAGCCCGCCGAAGAAATCGGTCTCGGCGCGAAGAAGATGGTCGAAGACGGTGCCATGGACGGGGTCGACGCCGCGTTCGGCATTCACGTCTGGTCCGACATCGAAGCCGGGAAGATTTCCGTGCGCGAAGGTCCGACCATGGCTTCGGGCGACCGCTTCACGATCAAGGTGCTCGGCAAGGCCGGCCACGGCGCGCAGCCGCACCTTTGCGCGGACGCGACCGTGATGGCCGCTTCGATCGCGCTCAACCTCCAGACGGTGGTGAGCCGCGAAACCTCGCCCGTCGATACGGCCGTCGTGACGATCGGGGAACTCCATTCGGGCACGCGATTCAACGTGATTTCGGGCACGGCCGAAATGATCGGTACGACCCGTTGCTTCAGCCCCGAAGTGCGCGCCCGTTTCCCCGAACAGATCGAACGCATCGCGCGCGAAACGGCGCGCAGCATGCGCGGCGATGCGGAAGTGACCTACGAAGAGCTCGTGCCCCCCACGGTGAACGACCCCGCGATGGCGGCGCTTGTCCGTAAGAGCGCGCAGAAGGTGTTGGGCGACGACTGCCTCTACGACTATCCCCCGACGATGGGCGGCGAAGACTTCTCGCGCTACCAGGAAAAGGCTCCGGGCGTGATGGTTTTCCTCGGCGTTCGCAATGAAGCGTGCGGCGCGTGCTGGGCGCAGCACCACGGCCGCTACACGGTCGACGAAGACGTGCTCGTGAAGGGCGCCGCTCTGCACGTGCGCGTTGCGCTCGACTTCCTCGGCACGGAGTGCGGTTGCTGA
- the phoR gene encoding phosphate regulon sensor histidine kinase PhoR, which translates to MSHLTQEPNPNGYGMSLPDRRVDIELMRSRGFALIGGFCVLAAAAIAVGLAGSLDAALLLWGAGTTILLLLTVLMWRELVHEDERKARRIRDRDFRYRQTLALLPEGVVILRDDNQIEWLNDMALRHLGFTPDVVGKPLFDVLHDERLRQWMLTRDYKAPFVTEPEGTNFILEVAAVAPDARHTMIVTRDVTEGRRLEEVRRDFVANVSHELRTPLTVISGFLDLEKDDDGANREVLAYHRSLMREQTKRMRMLLDDLLTLSRLENEDEGSTDEPDVVAMPKLVEDVVREGKALSMGKHDFLVEIEDVSLVGFADELRSAAMNLVSNAVRYTPEGGSITVRWGRYGTGSCFSVTDTGIGIDAKHIPRLTERFYRVDKGRSRATGGTGLGLAIVKHILRHNGGTLAIESTPGKGSTFSMRFPEARTFSKF; encoded by the coding sequence GTGAGCCATCTGACACAGGAACCCAATCCGAACGGATACGGCATGAGCCTGCCCGATCGGAGGGTCGACATCGAACTCATGCGCTCCCGGGGGTTCGCTCTCATCGGGGGCTTTTGCGTTTTGGCGGCCGCGGCGATTGCGGTTGGCCTTGCGGGCAGTCTCGACGCCGCGCTTCTGCTCTGGGGAGCGGGGACGACGATTTTGCTTTTGCTCACGGTCCTGATGTGGCGCGAGCTCGTGCACGAAGACGAACGAAAAGCCCGACGCATCCGAGACCGCGACTTCCGCTACCGTCAAACGCTCGCACTCCTGCCCGAAGGCGTCGTGATTCTGCGCGACGACAACCAGATCGAGTGGCTCAATGACATGGCGCTTCGTCACCTGGGCTTCACGCCCGATGTGGTCGGGAAGCCCCTTTTCGACGTGCTTCACGACGAGCGGCTTCGCCAGTGGATGCTGACGCGCGACTACAAGGCTCCCTTCGTGACGGAGCCCGAAGGCACGAACTTCATCCTCGAAGTGGCGGCGGTTGCGCCCGACGCGCGCCACACGATGATCGTCACGCGCGACGTCACCGAAGGGCGACGCCTCGAAGAGGTGCGCCGCGATTTCGTCGCGAACGTGAGCCACGAACTCCGCACGCCTCTCACCGTCATCAGCGGGTTTTTGGACCTCGAAAAGGACGACGATGGAGCGAACCGCGAGGTGCTCGCCTACCACCGCTCGCTCATGCGCGAACAAACGAAGCGCATGCGGATGCTTCTCGACGATCTTCTGACGCTCTCGCGCCTTGAGAACGAAGACGAAGGGTCGACGGACGAACCCGACGTCGTCGCCATGCCGAAGCTCGTCGAAGACGTGGTGCGCGAAGGGAAAGCCCTCTCCATGGGCAAGCACGATTTCCTCGTGGAAATCGAGGATGTCTCGCTTGTGGGCTTCGCCGACGAACTGCGCAGCGCCGCGATGAATCTCGTCTCGAACGCCGTACGCTACACGCCCGAGGGCGGCAGCATTACGGTGCGATGGGGGCGGTACGGCACGGGCTCGTGCTTTTCCGTAACGGACACGGGGATCGGGATCGACGCAAAGCACATCCCCCGATTGACCGAGCGCTTTTACCGCGTCGACAAAGGGCGCTCGCGCGCCACGGGCGGCACGGGTCTGGGGCTTGCGATCGTCAAGCACATCCTGCGCCACAACGGCGGGACCCTTGCCATCGAGTCGACGCCGGGCAAAGGGTCAACCTTCTCGATGCGCTTTCCCGAAGCGCGCACCTTCAGCAAATTCTGA
- a CDS encoding response regulator, with translation MTSLENLSPTEMPELLIVEDETAIRELVAFVCESEGFRVNRAEDIASARAALAASRPDLILLDWMLPDMSGLDWLKELRSDRAWSSIPVIMLTARGAEADRVCGLETGADDYIVKPFLPRELVARIRTQLRRRPSPNEAEDGAERRAEPRETAVVCGPIRIDESKFEVAIDGKPVRLSVKEFKLLKLFAEKPGRVFSRAQLLESVWQTAFVDERTVDVHMLRLRKILAGTSAEDFVETVRGVGYRAKDYGS, from the coding sequence ATGACGTCGTTGGAAAACCTTTCCCCGACCGAAATGCCTGAACTTCTGATCGTCGAAGACGAAACGGCCATCCGCGAACTCGTCGCCTTCGTGTGCGAGAGCGAAGGGTTCCGGGTGAACCGCGCCGAAGATATCGCGTCCGCGCGGGCAGCGCTCGCCGCCTCGCGCCCCGACTTGATCCTCCTCGACTGGATGTTGCCCGACATGTCCGGGCTCGACTGGCTCAAGGAGCTTCGCAGCGACCGCGCCTGGTCGTCGATTCCCGTCATCATGCTGACAGCCCGAGGGGCCGAAGCGGACCGCGTGTGCGGCCTGGAGACGGGGGCGGACGACTACATCGTGAAGCCCTTTTTGCCCCGCGAGCTCGTCGCGCGCATCCGCACGCAACTGCGGCGCCGTCCGAGCCCGAACGAGGCGGAGGACGGAGCCGAGCGGCGCGCGGAACCGCGGGAGACCGCGGTCGTTTGCGGGCCGATTCGCATCGACGAATCGAAGTTCGAAGTTGCGATCGACGGCAAGCCCGTTCGTCTCTCCGTGAAGGAATTCAAGCTTCTCAAGCTTTTTGCCGAAAAGCCCGGTCGCGTTTTCTCGCGCGCTCAGCTTCTGGAATCGGTGTGGCAGACGGCCTTCGTCGACGAACGGACGGTGGACGTTCACATGTTGCGACTCCGTAAGATTCTGGCGGGTACGTCGGCGGAAGATTTCGTCGAGACCGTTCGCGGGGTCGGGTATCGAGCCAAGGATTACGGATCGTGA
- the phoU gene encoding phosphate signaling complex protein PhoU encodes MEQHIIKRFDEELNKLRHNMLEMGRAVRRQLDAVGLVLLKLDHREASEIEAADVDINRQEKDLDAFIECILSSRQPQAIDLRMLLGCLRMTIDFERMGDEVRNAAKGVRKMSSSLEGQLLTTRDALLTIHAHLLVMTTEALLAVEDFDVEKARAVLARQPVVVSEVHAAVVALVEHLKEGRTDVPDGLELIRIAKSLERVGAHLTNVAEAVVFIREGVDIRHETSTQA; translated from the coding sequence ATGGAACAGCACATCATCAAACGCTTCGACGAGGAATTGAACAAACTCAGGCACAACATGCTCGAAATGGGGCGTGCGGTGCGTCGTCAGCTCGACGCCGTCGGTCTCGTGCTTTTGAAGCTCGACCACCGGGAAGCGAGTGAAATCGAAGCTGCGGACGTCGACATCAACCGTCAGGAAAAGGATCTCGACGCCTTCATCGAATGCATTCTCTCGAGCCGTCAGCCCCAGGCGATCGATCTTCGAATGCTGCTCGGGTGCCTGCGCATGACGATCGACTTCGAGCGCATGGGCGACGAAGTGCGAAACGCCGCCAAAGGGGTGCGCAAGATGAGTTCGTCCCTCGAAGGGCAGCTTCTCACGACGCGCGACGCGCTCCTTACGATCCACGCGCATCTCCTTGTCATGACGACCGAGGCGCTCCTTGCCGTCGAAGACTTCGACGTCGAAAAGGCCCGCGCGGTGCTAGCGCGTCAGCCCGTCGTCGTCTCGGAAGTGCATGCGGCCGTCGTGGCACTCGTCGAACACCTGAAGGAAGGTCGCACGGACGTTCCCGACGGACTCGAACTCATCCGCATCGCGAAGTCGCTCGAACGCGTGGGGGCGCACCTCACGAACGTCGCCGAAGCGGTCGTCTTCATCCGCGAAGGCGTCGACATCCGTCACGAAACCTCGACTCAAGCGTGA
- the pstB gene encoding phosphate ABC transporter ATP-binding protein PstB, with the protein MDTTNSATPREMPPAKIEMRDLNLYYGDFHAVKNITMKIPEGCVTAFIGPSGCGKSTLLRSFNRMQDLYPGQRAEGYLHMGDLDILSRDIDVTDLRARIGMVFQRPTPFPMSIFENVAYGVRLREKLSKADMEERVHWALHKAALWDDVKDKLQQPGTSLSGGQQQRLCIARGIAVKPEVLLLDEPCSALDPISTARIETLIDELKKDYTVVIVTHSMQQAARISDYTAFMYLGELVEFGDTRTIFTRPQQKATEDYITGRFG; encoded by the coding sequence ATGGATACGACCAACTCCGCAACGCCGCGCGAAATGCCGCCGGCCAAGATCGAAATGCGTGACCTGAACCTCTACTACGGGGACTTTCACGCCGTCAAAAACATCACGATGAAGATTCCCGAAGGGTGCGTTACCGCCTTCATCGGCCCCTCGGGTTGCGGCAAGTCGACGCTTTTGCGCTCCTTCAACCGGATGCAGGATCTCTATCCCGGTCAGCGCGCCGAAGGGTACCTCCACATGGGCGACCTCGACATCCTCTCGCGCGACATCGACGTGACGGATCTGCGCGCCCGCATCGGCATGGTGTTCCAGCGCCCGACCCCCTTCCCGATGTCGATTTTCGAAAACGTCGCCTACGGCGTGCGTCTTCGCGAGAAGCTCTCGAAGGCCGACATGGAAGAGCGCGTCCATTGGGCGCTCCACAAGGCGGCGCTCTGGGACGACGTGAAGGACAAGCTCCAACAGCCCGGAACGTCGCTCTCGGGCGGTCAGCAGCAGCGTCTTTGCATCGCGCGCGGCATCGCCGTAAAGCCCGAAGTGCTCCTGCTCGACGAACCCTGCTCGGCGCTCGACCCGATTTCGACCGCCCGCATCGAAACGCTCATCGACGAACTGAAGAAGGACTACACGGTCGTCATCGTCACGCACAGTATGCAGCAGGCCGCCCGCATCTCGGACTACACCGCCTTCATGTACCTCGGCGAACTCGTCGAATTCGGCGACACGCGCACGATCTTCACCCGCCCGCAGCAGAAGGCCACCGAAGACTACATTACGGGCCGCTTCGGCTGA
- the pstA gene encoding phosphate ABC transporter permease PstA: MISTNRTSRTITERMGFGFMRAAAIINIGSLLAIIGLIVVEALPGLSWEFLTEAPRNMMTEGGIWPCLVGTFLLAAGALVIALPLGVMSAVYLHEYAKDSAWVTLTRLSIANLAGVPSIVFGLFGLTFFVVFCGFGVSLLSGILTLAVLSLPIIINTTEAALSQVPQEWREASLALGASRFETITKVILPNALPGVLTGSILALSRAAGETAAIMYTGSVFFTPKEGASLFEPVMALPYHIYVMATSGTNIEATRPLQYGTALVLLLLVLVMSSAAIWLRERRRSR, encoded by the coding sequence ATGATTTCGACGAATCGCACGAGCCGCACGATTACGGAACGCATGGGCTTCGGCTTCATGCGTGCGGCGGCCATCATCAACATCGGTTCGCTCCTTGCGATCATCGGTCTGATCGTCGTCGAAGCCCTGCCGGGGCTCTCGTGGGAGTTTCTGACCGAAGCGCCCCGCAACATGATGACGGAAGGGGGGATCTGGCCCTGCCTGGTCGGGACCTTCCTCCTTGCGGCGGGGGCTCTGGTGATCGCGCTGCCGCTCGGCGTCATGAGCGCGGTCTATCTGCACGAGTACGCGAAGGACTCGGCCTGGGTGACGCTCACGCGCCTCTCGATCGCGAACCTCGCTGGCGTTCCCTCGATCGTTTTCGGCCTCTTCGGCCTCACCTTTTTCGTGGTCTTCTGCGGCTTCGGCGTGAGTCTCCTCTCGGGGATCCTGACGCTCGCCGTCTTGTCGCTCCCAATCATCATCAACACGACCGAGGCGGCCCTCTCGCAGGTGCCCCAGGAGTGGCGCGAAGCGAGTCTCGCGCTCGGCGCCTCGCGCTTCGAGACGATCACGAAGGTGATTCTTCCCAACGCGCTTCCGGGCGTGCTGACGGGGTCGATCCTGGCGCTTTCGCGTGCCGCGGGTGAAACGGCCGCGATCATGTACACGGGCAGCGTCTTTTTCACCCCGAAGGAAGGCGCATCGCTCTTTGAGCCCGTGATGGCGCTTCCCTACCACATCTACGTCATGGCGACCTCCGGGACCAACATCGAAGCGACGCGCCCCTTGCAGTACGGCACGGCTCTCGTCCTTCTGCTCCTCGTTCTCGTCATGAGCTCGGCCGCGATCTGGCTGCGCGAACGCCGCCGCTCCCGCTGA